A region from the Janthinobacterium agaricidamnosum genome encodes:
- a CDS encoding aspartate carbamoyltransferase catalytic subunit: MLNPQLNKHGELQHLLTIEGLPKSIVNHILDTASSFVGISDRDVKKVPLMRGKSVFNLFFENSTRTRTTFEIASKRLSADVINLNIQASSASKGESLLDTIDNLSAMHADMFVVRHAQSGAPYLIAKHLIDTKQPHVHVVNAGDGRHAHPTQGLLDMYTIRHYKKDFTNLTVAIVGDILHSRVARSDIHALTTLGVPEVRAIGPHTLLPGGLEQMGVRTFTNMDEGLKGVDVIIMLRLQNERMSGALLPSAQEYFKSYGLTPERLALAKPDAIVMHPGPMNRGVEIDSAVADGPQAVILPQVTFGIAVRMAVMSILAGNQG, encoded by the coding sequence ATGCTTAATCCGCAACTGAATAAACACGGCGAACTGCAACATCTGCTGACGATCGAAGGCTTGCCGAAGTCTATCGTCAACCATATCCTCGACACGGCCTCCTCGTTCGTCGGCATTTCCGACCGCGACGTGAAAAAGGTGCCGCTGATGCGTGGCAAGAGCGTTTTCAACCTGTTCTTTGAAAACTCCACGCGCACCCGCACCACCTTTGAAATCGCCTCGAAGCGCCTGTCGGCCGACGTCATCAACCTGAACATCCAGGCCTCGTCGGCCAGCAAGGGCGAATCGCTGCTCGACACCATCGACAACCTGTCGGCCATGCATGCCGACATGTTCGTCGTGCGCCACGCGCAGTCGGGCGCGCCCTACCTGATCGCCAAGCACCTGATCGACACCAAGCAGCCGCACGTCCACGTGGTCAACGCGGGCGACGGACGCCACGCGCACCCGACCCAGGGCTTGCTCGATATGTACACGATCCGCCACTACAAGAAGGATTTCACGAACCTGACGGTGGCCATCGTGGGCGACATTTTGCACAGCCGCGTGGCCCGTTCCGACATCCACGCGCTGACCACCCTGGGCGTGCCGGAAGTGCGCGCCATCGGCCCGCACACCCTGCTGCCGGGCGGCCTGGAACAGATGGGCGTGCGCACCTTCACCAACATGGATGAAGGCCTCAAGGGCGTGGACGTGATCATCATGCTGCGCCTGCAGAATGAACGCATGAGCGGCGCGCTGCTGCCGTCGGCGCAGGAATATTTCAAGAGCTATGGCTTGACGCCCGAGCGTCTGGCGCTGGCGAAACCGGATGCCATCGTCATGCATCCGGGCCCGATGAACCGCGGCGTGGAAATCGATTCGGCCGTGGCCGACGGTCCGCAGGCGGTGATCCTGCCGCAGGTGACCTTCGGTATCGCCGTGCGCATGGCGGTGATGAGTATTTTGGCTGGTAATCAGGGCTGA
- the ruvX gene encoding Holliday junction resolvase RuvX: MDTILAFDFGLKRIGVAIGNTMICQAKPLSVITATANEPKFAAIDNLIKEWGASRIVVGLPSHPDGTEHEMSARCRRFANQVHGRFNLPVELVDERYSSAVIAAKRGEVIDDRAAAIILQQYFDANY; encoded by the coding sequence ATCGACACCATCCTTGCCTTCGATTTCGGCTTGAAACGCATCGGCGTGGCCATCGGCAATACCATGATTTGCCAGGCCAAGCCGCTCAGCGTGATCACGGCCACGGCGAACGAGCCGAAGTTTGCCGCCATCGATAACCTGATCAAGGAGTGGGGCGCCAGCCGCATCGTGGTGGGCTTGCCCAGCCACCCCGATGGCACGGAACACGAGATGAGCGCGCGCTGCCGCCGTTTCGCCAACCAGGTGCATGGCCGCTTCAACCTGCCCGTGGAACTGGTCGACGAGCGCTATTCCTCGGCCGTGATCGCCGCCAAGCGCGGCGAAGTGATCGATGACCGCGCCGCCGCCATCATCCTGCAACAGTATTTCGACGCGAATTATTAA
- a CDS encoding cryptochrome/photolyase family protein, whose product MTIKTSLVWFRRDLRAFDHAALHHALRQSQAVHCVFVYDTAILAALPRRDRRVDFIHASVAELAAELRQLGGDLIVLHADAAEAIPRLAAELNADAVFANHDYEPQAIARDATVAAALTHDARLWFSFKDQVIFEKDEVLTLSAKPYTVYTPYKNAWLKKMRAEPACLAPFAIEPHAASLAPPRAGTPSPLPSLGELGFEASNLAELAIPTGMSGASALFEDFLPRVARYDVARDFPALKGPSYLSMHLRFGTVSLRYLVRTVVDLMDRGGGGDGAPVWLAELIWRDFYAMILYQNPHVEGGAFKPAYDTIAWETGAEADAAFAAWCEGRTGYPLVDAAMAQLNQTGYMHNRLRMVTACFLIKDLGIDWRRGEAYFALHLNDFDLASNNGGWQWASSSGCDAQPYFRIFNPITQSEKFDAGGRFIRRYLPQLKALGDKEIHAPWLVPRMLLEQKNIVLGRDYPEPIVQHDEARKETLERYAVVKVVG is encoded by the coding sequence ATGACAATTAAGACTTCCCTGGTGTGGTTCCGCCGCGATCTGCGCGCGTTTGACCATGCTGCACTGCATCACGCCCTGCGTCAAAGCCAGGCCGTGCATTGCGTCTTCGTATACGACACCGCCATCCTGGCAGCGCTGCCGCGCCGCGACCGGCGGGTCGACTTCATCCATGCCAGCGTGGCCGAGCTGGCCGCCGAGCTGCGCCAGCTGGGCGGCGACCTGATCGTGCTGCACGCGGACGCGGCCGAGGCGATTCCGCGCCTGGCCGCCGAATTGAACGCCGACGCCGTCTTTGCCAACCACGACTACGAACCGCAGGCGATCGCCCGCGACGCCACGGTGGCCGCCGCGCTCACGCACGACGCGCGCCTGTGGTTCAGCTTCAAGGACCAGGTCATCTTTGAAAAGGACGAGGTGCTGACGCTCTCGGCCAAACCCTACACCGTCTATACGCCGTATAAAAATGCCTGGCTGAAGAAAATGCGCGCCGAACCCGCCTGCCTGGCGCCATTCGCTATCGAGCCGCATGCGGCCAGCCTGGCGCCGCCCCGCGCCGGCACGCCGTCGCCCCTGCCCAGCTTGGGCGAACTGGGGTTCGAGGCCAGCAACCTGGCCGAACTGGCCATCCCCACCGGCATGTCGGGCGCCAGCGCGCTGTTCGAGGATTTTTTGCCGCGCGTGGCCCGCTATGACGTGGCGCGCGATTTTCCCGCCCTGAAGGGACCGTCCTACCTGTCCATGCATTTGCGTTTCGGCACCGTGTCGCTGCGCTATCTGGTGCGCACCGTGGTCGATCTGATGGACCGGGGCGGCGGCGGCGATGGGGCGCCCGTGTGGCTGGCCGAACTGATCTGGCGTGATTTCTACGCCATGATTTTGTACCAGAACCCGCACGTGGAAGGCGGCGCCTTCAAACCGGCCTACGACACCATCGCCTGGGAAACGGGAGCCGAGGCCGATGCCGCCTTTGCCGCCTGGTGCGAGGGGCGCACCGGCTATCCGCTGGTCGACGCGGCCATGGCGCAGCTGAACCAGACGGGCTATATGCACAACCGCCTGCGCATGGTCACGGCCTGCTTTCTGATCAAGGATCTGGGCATCGACTGGCGCCGCGGCGAAGCGTATTTCGCGCTGCATCTGAACGACTTCGACCTGGCCTCGAACAACGGCGGCTGGCAATGGGCATCGTCGTCCGGCTGCGATGCGCAGCCTTACTTCCGCATCTTCAATCCCATCACGCAGTCGGAAAAATTCGACGCCGGCGGACGCTTCATCCGCCGCTACCTGCCGCAGCTGAAGGCGCTGGGCGACAAGGAAATCCACGCGCCCTGGCTGGTGCCGCGCATGCTGCTCGAGCAAAAAAACATCGTGCTGGGACGCGACTATCCGGAACCCATCGTGCAGCACGACGAGGCGCGCAAGGAGACCCTGGAGCGCTATGCCGTGGTGAAGGTGGTGGGGTAA
- a CDS encoding YqgE/AlgH family protein produces MQGVGEPAATGSSTLNLANHFLIAMPAMQDPIFGGTVVYVCEHNENGVLGVVINKPTDMTMEVLFDRIDLKLEAGSDTPIINEPIMFGGPVQDDRGFVLHTPGARYSSSLTVTDEVAFTTSIDVLEAVAKGDGPERMLVSIGYSGWSPGQLEDEIGRNGWLTVGASADILFDFPIEQRYVAAIKLLGIDPLMLASEAGHA; encoded by the coding sequence ATGCAGGGTGTGGGAGAGCCGGCCGCGACCGGTTCCTCCACCCTGAATCTGGCGAACCATTTCCTGATTGCGATGCCGGCCATGCAAGATCCGATCTTCGGCGGCACGGTCGTGTACGTGTGTGAACACAATGAAAACGGCGTGCTGGGCGTCGTCATCAACAAACCCACCGACATGACCATGGAAGTGCTGTTCGACCGCATCGACCTGAAACTCGAGGCTGGCAGCGACACGCCCATCATCAACGAGCCGATCATGTTCGGCGGCCCCGTGCAGGATGACCGCGGCTTCGTGCTGCACACGCCGGGCGCGCGCTATTCCTCGTCGCTGACGGTGACCGATGAAGTGGCGTTTACCACCTCGATCGACGTGCTCGAAGCCGTCGCCAAGGGCGATGGTCCCGAGCGCATGCTCGTCTCGATCGGCTACTCGGGCTGGAGCCCGGGCCAGCTGGAAGACGAGATCGGCCGCAACGGCTGGCTGACGGTAGGCGCCTCGGCCGATATCCTGTTCGATTTCCCCATCGAACAGCGCTACGTGGCGGCCATCAAGTTGCTCGGTATCGATCCCCTCATGCTGGCATCCGAAGCCGGACACGCATGA
- the pyrR gene encoding bifunctional pyr operon transcriptional regulator/uracil phosphoribosyltransferase PyrR: protein MPHPANPSQLDAEALYADLLQQVRSGLTGIPNVAIVGIHSGGAWLAERLARDLNLLDRLGVLDVSFYRDDFAQKGLHADVKPTQISFDVAGATILLVDDVLYTGRTTRAAINELFDYGRPAKIMLAALVDRGERQLPVAADFVAAFTAVPPGQALVLKQADDGKFTLTIDNNHA from the coding sequence ATGCCGCATCCTGCGAATCCTTCCCAACTCGACGCCGAGGCCCTGTATGCAGATTTGCTGCAGCAGGTGCGCAGCGGCCTGACGGGCATCCCCAACGTGGCCATCGTCGGCATCCATTCGGGCGGCGCCTGGCTGGCTGAACGCCTGGCGCGCGATCTGAATCTGCTCGACCGTCTGGGCGTGCTCGACGTGTCCTTCTACCGCGACGACTTTGCCCAGAAGGGCTTGCATGCGGACGTCAAGCCGACGCAAATCAGCTTCGACGTGGCCGGCGCCACCATCCTGCTGGTCGACGACGTGCTGTACACGGGCCGCACCACGCGCGCGGCCATCAACGAATTGTTCGACTATGGCCGCCCGGCCAAGATCATGCTGGCGGCCCTGGTCGACCGCGGCGAACGCCAGCTGCCGGTGGCCGCCGATTTCGTGGCCGCCTTCACTGCCGTGCCGCCGGGCCAGGCCCTGGTCCTGAAGCAAGCCGACGATGGAAAATTCACGCTCACCATAGATAACAACCATGCTTAA